TGTAAAAGTCTGAAAATAAAGTCTCTGCTTTCTAAATGGATAACGAATGCGTGGTCATCGCTgccgctgacatgtgccaggaatagTTATCAGAGGAAAGCTGGGTGATGGCTAATATGGCCACAGGGATAGTCATCGAGCTGGTGGGTGGTAACGTTGGGCTGACATGGCAGTGGTGGCTGCTTACATGAGGCAATTGTATGAAGCTGCAGGAATCGGCCCGTCCGCCGGGGGAGCTACATGTTTAGGGAACTGTGGATAACTACACTCCCCCCAACTCTCATCGCTCAGACCACTGTACAAGGGCGCCAGGCAGGAGCCACGGCCGTCATCACAGCAAAATAAGGAACCTCCGATTTCCTTAAAATTTTCTTGTAAAGCCCAGAatagaatccccccccccccccccccccgcatctacGTGTTCTCTGCGGCGGGGGCTGGGCAGAGAGTCACTTCCTGCATTGGTCTGGACACGGAGCGTTCCGCCCTGCAGAGCTCGGACAGCGCACAAACCACGCCCTGCACCCGGACTACGAGGACGTGAAGGTAACTGCTCCGTTACCTCCAATTATTGGGGCAGAAAACACACAAACCTGTCATTGTACAATTCTGGAATCTGCTTTCTTGATACTTTGTTGTGCTGTCCGAGGGGAGAGATCTGATGTTTCCACCGTCTTTATGATCTGGTTCCTTTTGGGGGTGCAGGAGATTCATGGTGGTCCTGTCTGTACCAGACAGCGTTGTGCTCGGTGTCAAGCGACAATTTTTCAGATCTCCTGACATTTTTTATTTCTCTCGCAGAACCTGCGGAGCGAGCGTCATTATCACATTACCTGCAGGTATGCAAGAGCCGGAGATCTGCTACATCCTGGACGGCATCCTCTTCCTCTACGGGATTGTCCTCACCGCTCTCTACTGCCACCTGAAGGTCAGTGCACTTCTGGCTGTTCAGGACCATGTATGTGGCTCACAGTCAGTTATATCGTTCTCATCCCACCTTTCCTCCGGCTTTTATTTTTCTTACAGGTGAAGACGGCCAAAGCCAAGAAAGCAGAGTCGGGGGCGGGGCATTACGAGGTGATTAATATGGCGTGATATAAGGACTGAACTGTCTGTGTCGTGGTGCTAACGACTCTTGTTCCTGCAGCATCTGCAGTAC
This region of Ranitomeya imitator isolate aRanImi1 chromosome 1, aRanImi1.pri, whole genome shotgun sequence genomic DNA includes:
- the FCER1G gene encoding high affinity immunoglobulin epsilon receptor subunit gamma — translated: MQEPEICYILDGILFLYGIVLTALYCHLKVKTAKAKKAESGAGHYEHLQYPERQIYSEIGKAETEMTVKGGEGVYTGLGPTDKATYETLNRGAKVN